One window of Nicotiana tomentosiformis chromosome 11, ASM39032v3, whole genome shotgun sequence genomic DNA carries:
- the LOC104097504 gene encoding RING-H2 finger protein ATL43, translating to MGIIFNVHFLLPSLWLFFFFLNTAQTNTYAQIAQTPFSSTPFLTTPPPLLSPPPLPYRSRESPFRPSIAVVVGILTTIFSITFLLLLYAKHCKRGPFGTTTTTAAYGGGGVPPRSSFRKNSGIDRTVIESLPVFRFGSLRGPKAEALECAVCLNRFENSEILRLLPKCKHAFHVECVDTWLDAHSTCPLCRYQVDPEDILLISHENNGPQLERKSFSNSTSSSPAKEKQRIYSSGRHSSAGERGSSSLQIIVETPKEENGGTASFLNKRMSLDSWNFYKKKCKSTNSISSARKDALLLPAPEKNNRRIDAAKAAEDVAEQRRLEHRIIISGDESEDRSASGAQYRWSDVEACDMLFLRSEMILSESRRYSGSRKWTAEIERRNCINSGSGRDVINERSVSEMTGMSRFRSNEEERGRQLDRQRQRRGAVTRWLDWISQSQSVPLPAAASSTSSAT from the coding sequence ATGGGCATAATTTTCAATGTTCATTTTCTTTTGCCTTCTCTCtggctcttcttcttcttcttgaacACTGCTCAAACTAATACCTATGCACAAATTGCTCAAACCCCATTTTCTTCTACACCATTTTTAACAACCCCACCACCCCTTCTATCACCCCCACCACTCCCATATAGATCTAGAGAATCACCATTTAGACCAAGCATAGCAGTAGTTGTAGGAATTCTCACAACAATTTTTTCCATCACATTTTTATTACTCTTATATGCAAAACATTGTAAGAGGGGCCCATTCGGAACCACCACCACCACTGCCGCCTACGGCGGAGGGGGAGTTCCGCCGCGGTCAAGCTTTCGGAAAAACTCTGGCATTGACCGTACGGTGATTGAATCATTACCCGTTTTTAGATTCGGGTCTCTTAGGGGGCCTAAAGCAGAAGCTTTAGAATGCGCTGTTTGCTTGAACAGATTCGAAAACAGTGAAATCCTACGGTTATTACCCAAATGCAAACACGCATTTCACGTTGAGTGTGTGGATACTTGGCTTGACGCACATTCCACGTGTCCTCTTTGTCGTTACCAAGTTGACCCCGAAGATATTCTTCTTATCTCACATGAAAATAATGGTCCCCAATTAGAGAGAAAATCTTTTTCAAATTCCACGTCATCATCGCCGGCGAAAGAAAAACAGAGGATTTATTCGTCGGGAAGACACTCATCGGCCGGAGAAAGAGGAAGTTCGTCGTTGCAGATAATAGTGGAAACTCCAAAAGAGGAAAACGGTGGAACGGCGTcgtttttaaataaaagaatgtCGTTGGACAGTTGGAATTTTTACAAGAAAAAATGTAAGTCCACTAACTCAATATCATCAGCGAGAAAAGATGCGTTGTTACTGCCGGCGCCGGAAAAAAATAACCGCCGTATAGATGCGGCGAAAGCGGCGGAGGATGTAGCGGAGCAAAGGCGGCTGGAACACCGGATAATAATTTCTGGTGATGAGTCAGAAGACAGGTCAGCAAGTGGGGCCCAATATAGGTGGAGTGACGTGGAGGCTTGTGATATGTTGTTTTTGCGGTCGGAGATGATATTAAGCGAGAGCCGTAGATATTCAGGGTCGAGAAAATGGACGGCCGAGATTGAAAGGAGAAATTGTATTAATAGCGGGAGTGGCAGAGATGTAATAAATGAGAGAAGCGTGTCGGAAATGACAGGTATGAGTAGGTTTAGGAGTAATGAAGAGGAAAGAGGAAGACAATTAGATAGACAAAGACAAAGAAGAGGAGCAGTAACGAGGTGGTTGGATTGgatttcacaatcacaatctgtgCCTTTGCCAGCTGCAGCTTCTTCTACTTCTTCTGCAACTTGA